AAATGCTGAGCTGGAAGCTAACTAACAACTTTACAAACCAGAAACACGATTTACACTTTGAGCTTGAgctcaactatactcttaacaTACTCCCAAGAACTTGTGATCTTCACCCTCCTGGATCTAGTGAAGAAAGTCGAAGCTGATTTTGAAGATTACAAAAGCATCGTTCGGGAAGAGGTTTAGTGAAAATATCTGCAATTTGGTCTTCGGTGGGAACATGGCCAACTTCCACAATCTTGGCCATTACCTTTTCTCTCACAAAGTGCACATCCACCTCTATGTGCTTAGTACGAGAGTGGAATACTGGATTTCCAGAGAGAGCCACTGCACTGGTGTTGTCGCACCAAATCTGATGAGGCTCGGGAACAACCAGACCAAGTTGTTGACAAAGAGACTTCATCCATAAAAGTTCAGTAGTAATATTAGCAAGCGACCTGTATTCAGATTCTGCACTACTTCGAGAGACTACCGGTTGCTTTTTGGAGCTCCAAAGCACAAGATTGTcaccaaaaaatacacaatgCCCTCCTGTTGAGCGCCGATCATCTGGGCAGCTGGCGTAGTCAGCATCAGCATAACCCACAAGGCGAAGATGAGAAGACGGTGTGAATTGTAGAGAAAGAGAAGaggtgcctttgagatatctaaGGACTCTTTTGCATGCAGCCCAATGCATATCAGTGGGTTGAGATAGAAATTGACTTAGCTTGTTTACGGCAAAAGCAATGTCCGGGCGAGTGAGTGTCAAATATTGAAGGCCACCAATGATACTTCGGTAAAGAGTGGAATTAGAGAACACTTGACCATCAACTTTTGTGAGTTTGGGAGTAGTAACCATGGGAGTAGCACAAGGCTTGCAAGCAGCCATATTAGCCTTGAGAAGCAACTCATGTAGGTACTTGCGCTGACAAAGAGAATAAGAAGATGTTGATGGTTTTGATACTTCAATTCCCAAAAAATAACTCACTTCTCCAAGATGCTTTAAAGCAAACTTTTCATGTAGTTGAGAGATGAGGCTATCCACAGTAGTTGAGTCATCACCTGTgactaaaatgtcatcaacatatatTAGTAACAAGAGAAGTTTGCCATTTACTGTCTTGTGGAACATAGAGAAGTCAGAGGCAGAGCGGGTGAAACCAAGATCATAGAGATAACCTCGAATCTTATCATACCAAGCTCGAGGAGCTTGCTTAAGCCCATATAGCGATTTTTGAATCTTACACACGTGAGTAGGATTTGAAGGATCCTCAAATCCTTGTGGCTGATGCATATAGATGGTATCTTCCAAGTCACCGTTTAAAAAGGCATTATTGATATCCATTTGTTGAATATGCCACCTTTTGTTGCGGCTAGAGAGAATAGAAAGCGAATGGTAGAAGCTTTTACAACGGGACTAAAGGTCTCAAGATAGTGGACCCCTGCCACTTGTTAAAAACCACGGGCAACAAGATGAGCTTTAAGCTGATCAAGCGTACCATCAGCCAACGTTTTTATGCGAAACACCCATTTGTTACTTATTACTTTATAGCTGGGATCAGGTGGAAGTAAAATCCAGGTGCCTTTGATGCCAAGAGCAGTAATCTCTTTGTTCATAGCCTCTAACCAACCGGGATATTGCAAGGCTTCTTCAGTGGACAAAGGTAGTGAAGGAAGAGATTGCTTTTCTGAAACATCAGTAGTGAGAGCTTCATAGACAATAAGATTAGTGGTGTTAAGCTCACTATTCACATTGACATAAAAAACCTGAGCAGCAAAGCTTTTAGGTTTAAAAATCCCATGTTTGGCACGTGTTAGCATTGAATGAGTGTTTAGTTCTTTTGGTGGAGGTGAGGGCGATGGTGAAGAGATAATGGGAGAGCTGGAAGCAGAAGAGGAAGTGGCTGATGTAGTGACATTTGTATCAGGTGAGGAGGTGATGACATCTGGTGAAGAAGGAGTAGTGGAGTTAGAATGTGTGATGGAGAGAGATGAGGATGAAGTGGGAGATGAAGGAGCTGGAGAGGGAGGTCTAGATATATGAGGAGCGACAAAGGTATTTGAGTTTATAGAAGGTGATGAGGGTAGAGGGACAGGAAACATAGAAGCAAAAGGAAACTCAACCTCATTAAAATTACTGTATCTGAGATATACATTCTTTTGTCAGATCCAAGGCATCTGTATCCTTTATGTGAATCACTATACCCAAGAAAAATACACTTTGCATATCGAAATTGAAGCTTGTGATTATTATAAGGTCTTAGATATGGATAACATGCACAACCAAAAACCTTGAGTATGGTGTAGTCAGGGGATTTTTGAAATAACATTTCAAAAGGAGACATATGAGTAAGAGAGAGGGTAGGTAACCTATTTATGAGAAAGACAGAAGCATGAAATGCATCCCACCAATACTCATAAGGAAGTGTGGATTGAGCTAACATGGTGAGACCTGTGTCAACTAAATGCTAGTGTTTTCTCTCAATTCTTCCATTCTGTTGGTGAATATAGGGGCAGGGGTGTTGGAAGTGTGTGCCTAAGTTTTTAAGGTGAGTAACTAGTGGGCGAAATTCTCCCCCCCAATCTGTTTGTAAAGCTTTAACTGGTAGTTTGAACTGACACAGGATATGAGCTAAAAATTGATGGACAACTAAGGCTGCCTGAGATTTCAGTGTTAATGGGAAAATCCATGTATATCTAGTGTAATCATCTACAAAGGCTATATAGTATTTATATCCATTTGTAGAGGGAGTGTGTGCAGGACCCCACAAATCAGAATATACTAAGTCAAAAGGAGCTTTAGAAGTAACAGCTTGTGTAATGTGAGAGTTTTGGTGTAGTTTTCCCAGTTTACAAGCTTCACAAAAATTAAGCTCAGAAATATGAAAATGAATCTTAAGTGATTTACAGAGTTTTGCTAAAGCATAAGTTCTTGGATGACCAAGACTTTGATGCAATGTATTCATAGAAGTTTTACAGATGCCAGCAAATGACTTTGAGCTATTACTCAATATAGAAGTTTGAACATGATTGATATCACTTTTATTTCTAGAAACAACAATAGTCAAAGCAGATGGGTTACATGAAGATTTACACGAAGAATGATAGTGACTGGACTTATAGAGTGAGGAGAGATCAAGCTGGTACAAGccttgttgggaaccttgtggaatatcctaatccttgttttgatgataccaaaattcataggtcttaattgtaatagactagaacagttttgaactcaagtgttagagttcgtttctagtttagtatgcggttcggaagactgaagactgaagactgaaggacgaaggactgaagattgaagactgaagataccaactgaagtatcagttgaagaatcagtttggaactgattacttaatgcgtgccacagactgatactaaagtcaagtatcagttgaacattcttcatcggactgatcttccaacgttcaaaggaagccacgtactcacaagagtacagccacattaaatgcagagatctcaggatcttatctctgcagaggtcattcctatttggtggtcactttatcagagacgtcacatctcctatccctcaagagagccgtttccaccagacaaggatcctcgaagattgaagcccaacccaaattcgaatttctctccaacggaagaaatcttgaggacattctacgccaacggatctattcaagagttctcctacaaatagctcTCGAGGATCACTtaaaccttcaccgattcaacgacataagctgaagctctgtcgaaattgctactcagcctaaagcttaacctccccaaagcttgaatcgaagaagagaattccaaagccaaaatcagtcactgctgattacatacattctgttagaccttaggcaaacctctgtttacccagaagccaaggtcaaacttgctacaaagaacttgttctttgcagtatagttggcactcgttcaaacctcctttccaaaagaaagatttgagtgttttgagtgattcggagttcagaagggttttctgactctgagagtcttagcgcgggttgtgctaagcaagagaaatccgacacgagtgaagtgtgggtactgaagaagggttttcttcagtggtacggttgtgtgcacccggcaaacACACgatttggtttgcagtgcacctgttaagcacttgcgaagtggattgttggtctgatcaaccgaccgtggatgtaggaaagggtttttccgaaccacgtaaaagtctctgtgttgtttacagctttcagttttacattcctacttgtgttgtttcaactgataaactgaatactgattaacggcaaagagaaacctaagaccaacaacgtgctcaaccaaggctattgcgaaactaagtttaaattccgctgcgtatgatatcagtccgactgatctatcttttgatagtcaggaagagtgttatcatctccgttttagcaaactcgactgaagcccataagtgcatcagttaagttccagtgacttaactgataacttctTACTGAAAAGCtttcagtatcaatcgtcaaccctgtttggtcaaaactattttcagtcaacaggtgtctttgttagcgtgtaaagtttcgtttagatctctatcttgagatccctctgattgaagaatttgcaaaaatagcctataggtgtatttcccccccatacacctattcgagacccccagGACCTAACAAGCCTTTAGAGAGTCTGCCCTTCAGGAGTATCTTATTTGTTTGGTTGTCCTTGACAAAACAAGAATCATGGTTAAATTCAACGGTAACATGATTGTCTTTTGTGAACTGAGATATACTTAGGAGATTTTTAGTAATTTCTGGAACATAGAGAATGTTATTTAGCAAAAGAGAGTGATGAGCGGAAGATATAGAATTTGAACCAATAGAGGAGATAGGAATAGATGTACCATTGCCAACCACAAGATTTTGAGAACCAGTGTAGTCATTGCATATTGCTAGGTTGTTCATGTCATTAGTGATGTGAGCAGTAGCTCCACTGTCCACATACCAGTTGCTATCACCATTGAAGTTTTCCTGAGAAAGCAAGGCATCAGAAGAGTTGTTAGAATCAGAATAGTAGGCTTGAGAAGAAGGGGCTGAATTCTCAGTGCAGTTGATGTCAAAACgcttgaaacattttatggccaCATGACTATTGCGGCCACATAATTGACATGTAATTGTTTTGCCAgaagaagatctaccaccacgaTTTGAAAAGCCTCCTCGGTTAGAACTATTGAAGCCTCTGCCTCCTCTATAAGCAATGTTGGCTGAAGGTTCAAAGGAACTGAGCAGCATagattgttgttgttgtagccTTAGTTCATATGCTTGGAACGTATATTGAACATCTTGAAGATTCTGATTCTCGGAGTGATGCATGAGACTGACAACCAAGGACTCATACTCAGAGCCAATACCTGCCAAGATGTACATAATGAGTTCATCATCACTGATAGTTTGCCCAACCGCCGACAACTGATCCTCGTAGCTACGTATTTTCAGAAAATAGTCATCCACAGACATAGAGCCTTTCTTAGTTGATTGAAGCAGCTGGCGAAGATGCATAACTCTCGCCTTGGAGTTGGACATGAATAATCGTTCCAATATATTCCAAAGATCACTAGCAGTAGTGCAACGCACAACGTGACCAAGCATTGACTCGCCAAGTGAGGAAAGAAGCCAGCTCAGAGGGAACTGATCTTTGCGATGCCAGATCTCAAATTCTGGATTAGATCTAGCCATACCAGATGAAGAAGCAGGAAGAAACGGCGAAAGAGCAGCAGCGGAGGTGGAAATGAAGCAATTAAATCCATGCGCATGGATCGTGGAAAGTGTTTGAGCACGCCAAAAGACATAATTTGTGCGGTCCAGCTTGATGATTGTAGGAAAATGAGGGAGATGAGGAGAAGGAGATCGCGAATCCATCGCAAAACCAGATCGAAAAAAAATCACAGAAAGATCGAGAAGAGTATAGAGTGAGAAATAGAAATCGATCGAGATGAAGATCAATTCATGCATAGAATCCGATCTTCAGGAACTGGCGATTGATACCATATTGAAGATagaaagagagagtgagagagattttCTGTGATTTCCTtagaatgaaaaaattgatttacAAGAGGTGATTACAGAAATATATAAACGAagctaaggggggtgtattcgttctggaatttgatggatttctatggattttaaaagtctgggtgtattcgttcaagacttttaaaagtctgcagaaatctggatGTATttgttcaagacttttaaaagtccatataaatctaggtgtattcgttcaagactttttaaaatccatacaaatctaggtgtattcgttattctattgacttaaaatccggaatgactttcatggatttcatccaaaaaatacacacggcAAAAttcggccaagaaccacgagaattgaaatccatgaagttttaagcgagcgctgagttccagcgcccgcggccaagaagccagcgagcgctggaactcagccatCGTTGAGAGTGACCAGCCCACGCTGGGTTTGAGCGGGCGCTGGGTTCCCAGCGACCGCGGtaacccagcggccgctgggtccATGCAACCCAGCCCACCCACGCTTTTTAAATACAACTCTTCGGTTTTCCCCCCTCATTCCACAGACGCCTACACAGAAGCAGACTTCAAAAAGAAGACAAGTTTAGGGTTCTATATTAGCTTTTAGCCaggtattttttcataaattttatatcttcatattattttaattatgcaatttttctatagcATGAATCTTGTACCTTTATAAATTGTTAGGAACTGTATGTTGTGTTTCTATTGCATGTGAGTTGATTTCAgttttttgttgatgttttttattttttatttttattcattgatATAGTATTGTATCTGTATTTATTTTCGGTGTCTAGTAATATTAtgtcacagcccgacctaagcTAGTGAATAGTTAAGTCGGGAAAAAGTGTGACTACAGACAaagtaagaaaatgaaaaagaaaatagatctTAATAAAAACCACTAACAtgcttaaacaataatttaccaaaatatttggCTGCAGCTTGgtgggaggcctttcggctgcccagccaatgggaagaGCTGTTGTTGCAGCTTGatgggaggcctttcggctgcccagccataGGGAAGAGCTGTTACTGCAGTACCTTTTtccaccttttcttttctccctttttccttcttttccttaCTTATGGCGTTGACAGGTGGCAGGATAGGGTGGCGTGGGTGGTGATGTGATCTAAGAGAAAAAGATCGTCGGCAGCAAGAATCTCGATGTACTCCCCTCcgtgcaaggcgtcgagagagatgaaacttcttgctgttgctgctgaaaattctaaGTGTTGAAAGGAGAAAGGGGTGGCTCAAGGATTAAAGAGTGAATTTATACTAGGAGCTCTGTTggtgtgcacttgagtgccgaagGGAGGGCATTGGTTGTAGTACTGCATGGCG
The genomic region above belongs to Salvia miltiorrhiza cultivar Shanhuang (shh) chromosome 5, IMPLAD_Smil_shh, whole genome shotgun sequence and contains:
- the LOC131025908 gene encoding uncharacterized mitochondrial protein AtMg00820-like, yielding MLTRAKHGIFKPKSFAAQVFYVNVNSELNTTNLIVYEALTTDVSEKQSLPSLPLSTEEALQYPGWLEAMNKEITALGIKGTWILLPPDPSYKVISNKWVFRIKTLADGTLDQLKAHLVARGF